CCCGTTCgcggcgcccggccccgctccgccgcccgccgcccccggccggccccgcagccccccagcgGCCCGGCCTTCGATACCGAATAACCCAAACGCGAAATAAAAGCGGCAAACGAAAGGCAgcggccgcagccccccgggccGGCGGCGGGGTCGTGGCAGCGGCTCCCGAAGCCGCCGGCACCGCCCGGAGCCGCGggtgccggtcccggtgccgTCCCCGGTGCCCTCCCGGTACCGGCCCGGTGCCGtccccgctccgccgcccgcTCACCTCCGGCTCGGCCCCGCCGTTTCCAGCCCGGCTccggtccccgtccccgtccccgtcccggtcccggtgcggcggcggcgccccgaGGCACGCAGGGAGCGGAGAGGCGTTTTTAAAGAAAACGTTTATTTACACGTCTCGGCAAGTACAAAGTATTATACATGGTCTGTGTCAACCCCAAATCTTCTTTATTATGAAACATAAGGCGCTTTCTCTAGAGTCGGTGGCGAAAGGAGAGGGTGCGGGTGCTGTTTCGGTGCGCTAAGCTCGTCGGCAGGAGAAGGTGAGGACGAAATAAAGTGTGTGTGTCGCCTGAAAGGAGCCCTTATTACTACGGTGAATAAATTACAGCTGACATTAACTTCACCTGGGACAGATGGAAGCTACCGCTTTTCAGCTTAATAGGGTTTCCTAAGCTAATGAGTCATCACCGGCTCCACTTAGTCCCCTCCGCTAAGTGATAGGTAGgtgcgttttttttttctttagactaTCCTCAGaacgggaaaaaaaataaaataaaatagccttTTGTTCCAAAGCCAACACAAAATCCCTATGTCCGGATTTCGATATAAATAATCGAGGTTTTATATAATTCCATATTAATAGTGCCCAAAATCTCGatgcataaataaattaaattattaacaCTTCTTACAAAAAGTGACATTATCTCCCCTCCTAGTGGAACATCGACACGAAGATACAAGCGGAGCGCGGGGCCCCGCCGCGGCCGCCTTGGCCCCGGGGAAGCGGCGCGGGGGGCCCggtcctgctgctgggcccgggaacggggccgggcccgggggcTCCGCTCGtgccgggaccgggaccgggacccgGAGCGGGGGCGAGTCCGCTGCGTGCCCGGCGGTGGCCGGGGCTCAGACGAGGGAGGTGACCGGGGGGATCTTGGCGCTCTCCtcctcccagggctgcaggTTCTGCAGGGCGAACAGCGACGAGTTGTGCAGGCACAGCGGGTCGGGCTGGATCGACTCGTTCAGGGACTTCTGGAAGGCGtcgtgctgcagctgcagcatcaGCCGGCTCGCCTGCTGCCGCTCGGCCTCCCGCTCCTCCGCcgtctgccgcctgccaggggACACGCTCAGCCCGGCCGCCCCGGGGacgggcaccggcaccgccgggacagggaccgggaccgggaccgggaccgggagcggggcggccccggcggAGGCGCTGCGGGCGGCGGAGCCCCCCGAGCTGCGGCGACCCCCCCCCATTTTGCAGAATATCTGCCCTTTTCGGAATCAGCCTTTTGCCGGACAAACCGTCCGAGCAACCCCTCGTTTTCCCGATATTTCCCCCGATTTTTGCAATCCTTCCCCCGAATTTTCCCAGTAATTcccttccttcatttttttcgTTCTTTCCGAATAGAacattatgttaaaaaaaaaatcacacgaaaataataacaacaataataataattaaaaaaccaacaacaaacaaaaccaaccaaccaaaccataaaaaaacacaaaccaaaaagaaaaaccaaaccaaacgaACAAAACAACCACGacccaaaccaaagcaaaaaaataaaaataaagaaataaaatcccaaACCGAACCCAACAAAAAatcccaacccaacccaaaataacTAAGGAAAACCAAGGGAAGGAGGAGCCGCAGCCCGACGCCGAGCTCCCGGCTCCCGGCCCGGCTCAGCGCGGCCGCGGCGCtgccggggctgcgggcggtGCCGGGCCCCgacggggcggccccgggggctcGGGACTCACCGCCACTTGGTGCGCCGGTTCTGGAACCAGGTCTTCACCTGGGCGTCCGTCATCTTGAGGGACTTGGCGAGGGCGGCGCGCTCGGCCGACGCCAGGTACTTCTGGCGGTGGAAGCGCTTCTCCAGCTCGCAGATCTGCACCCGGGAGAAGGACGTGCGCGGCTTCTTGCGCTTCGGCGGGGTCCGGTTCTGGTAGGGGTGCCCGATCCGCCGCGTCACCGTGAACGGCGtcagcgccgccgccgctgcccggGGGGGAAGCAACAGGGGTCGGCCCCGGCCCGACGGCggccccgcgcccgccgccccccgacGGCGGCTtcgtgccggggggggggggggtgccggggccgcgccgccgcccgctCCTTCCCCCCGCCGCCACCGCTATTTTGTTacgtttttaatttttattttttcgatttcttttcttttttttttttttttctttccgttAGCCGCGGCCCGGCGCCGCCTTACCCGTGAAGCGGTCCTTGACGAAGCGGCGGCTGCTCTCCATCCACGGGAAGTTGAGGCCGCCCAGGCCGGGCACGGCGGGGATGGCGCTGGGGATGGGCggcggcacggccccggggATGGGCCTGTGCGCCGGCACCCGGATCACGCCTCCGGGGGCCAGGCTCAGGTTGACGCCGTACGAGCCCGAGTCCTCGAAGGGCGCCGCGATGGCGGGGAAGGGCGCGGGCAGCGCCGGGTAGGGCGCTCCGCCGCGCCCGCCCAGGAAGGCCGCGCCGTCggggccccgggggggcggcggcggcggcgggggagcGGCGTCCGGCTCGGCGCCGCTCAGGATCTGGTCGATGCCGAAGCTGATGGGCTCGTGCTGCGGCTGCGGCTGGGGCTGCGCGCCCGCCGCCGGCTCCATCCTCCTcccgcgccgccgccccgccgccgccgcccgcgcccGCTATAAAGGAGCCGCTGGCACCGCCcggcgcggcgcggcccggGACAGCGCGGTAgggcccggctcggcccggctcggcccggcacCGCCCGGCACCGCTCGGCACCGCGGGCCCGGCCGGCCCCGCCGAGCGCCGCGCGGGAACTTTGCGGAGCGCGCGCCGCCCCGCCAGCCCGCCCGGCATCTCCGCGGGGCCGCCGCGCGCCCCGCGCCGCGtgcgcccccgccgccgccattggccgccgccgcccggcctcTGCGCTCCCATTGGCTCCCGCCGCCCCGCCACCGGGGGAgagccccccccacaccccccccccctcccgccccgaACCGCCGGACCCGCGGTGACGTCACTCGGGGCGGGAGGACAATGGGcgcgcgcggggcggggcgcgggggcgGGGCCGCCGTCGGGGCGCGCCCGCGGGGGGGAGCGCGGGGCACggagccccccggagccccccgcagccccccgcagccctccgggcccccccggccgccccgtcgggcacggccccgcccggccccgcccggccccgcggcccccggCGGCGGCGATGGAGCCCCGGCGCCCGCCCCGACGGCAGCGGGGAGCGGGTccgggtgtttttttttggggggtcccggcgcggccccggccccggttaattggcggcggcggagcgggaGGCGGCCGCTAAGCGAGTTTGCAGACGCTCCCTGACGTCCAAATTGGACTAAAGGcgttaaaaattaaataacgCTCAGCCGCATTTACTTAGTTCCCCTCTTATaaagggaaatgaaaacagGGAAtagaattttccttttaatagaATGTAATGGTATTTGATCAGCACCTGGTAGGGCGAGCCCGTGCTCGCAGGAGCGGTGACAAGGCGGCAGTTTATTAGTTTGTACAGCCCGGGATTCAATTACCCCGGCGCGCCGAGCGCGGGCGGCCCCCGGTCCCTGCCCCCGCCCCGACGGCCCGGGGGGGCTATGGGTTATAGGGCTATGGGGGGCTACGGGGGGCTGTAGGAACCTATGGGGGCcccctcgtgtcccccccccagccccggttGAAGCCGAgccccggagccgccgccgctcgcCCACGGAGCGCGGCGCTGCCCGCGGCCGTCGGGGCCgtcgggggggggctccccgtgCCCCGCGGTCCTTCAGCTCGGCCGTTACCGggccccccccgtcccctcccgtCCCCCGGAGCCGCCCGGGACCACCCCCGGCCTTGGGCAGCCCGACGGGGCCGTCCCCGCTCGGGGCCgcccgcagcagccgccgcggctcccccccggccccggagCGGCGCTAATCGGATTTCCCCGAGCCCGGCAAGAtggtgcggggccggggggcggcggggggcagcccgcggggaccccccctccgGCCGGGCAGCGCCGACGGGGAGAGCCCGGCTGCGggtggggggcggcggggagagaggagggggggacacggggaaggggagcggggggggggggtgacaaaaataaaagcaacccGGGGGagggtaaataaataaataaagtgacaCCCGGTCCTGAATCAGGGCAGGCTTTGTTAGAGAAAATTGCAGCTTGATCTGCATAATGGGAACTCTGGCTGCCCAAGGCTATCTTTTTATTGCATGTGTGTCTGCTGTTATCAATTTTGTGAACGATTTCACAGGGAGCCTGGCAGACTTGAGCTGGAATAATATGCAAAGATGAGCTTTGAATAATGAATGATGTGCTTTTAAACCAATTCCAAAGTGTCTGTGATAGTACAATATGAAAAGGGGTGGTAAGTAATAGTATATTTAAAAGGCGCTAGTATGTTTTTATTACTATATTTAAAAAGATATCTATATTATTTTTGTGAAATGGATAATATATCACAGAGTCTTTGATAATCAGCTaaacaatacatttttctttgggaaaacTCTCCCGGTTTTACACAGTTAAATATAGAGTAGAGCTTTGTAACGCTCGGCTACCTTATTAAATATTAACTCTATTTTAATATTagcttttaaatttaatatgtTGACGTTCTGCAGTTTTACTTTAATTACGTTTTATAATTAATAACCCGGGACGTATGGTATACTTAAATGCGGCTCCCCCGCTGCCGCCTCCTCTCCCTCGCCCCTCCGCGGGCCGGGGGCGCGCAGCCCCCGCGCAGAACCCGCGCAGCGCTGGGGCTCCGCGCCCGGGCTCGCCCCGACGGCGCGGCCCCGGGACCCCGGCGGGGTCTGCTCGGGGCCGTCGGGAGCcggagccgggccgggggcaGGCAGCGGGCACCCGCGGTGGGCTCGCAAGGTTTCCCGTCCCGGGAAAAGTCGCGCTGCGCCCTGCCAAAGCACCGCCGGagccggcggggggggggtctggggagcTGCGCCCTGGGGTGCTGCACCCTGGGGAGCTGTGCCCAGCCACCTGCAGAGGCAccggggggaggaggaaatcGAAGGGGACAAAGGAAAATAGTGGCACACAAGAGGAATAACCAGCCGGCTCCCCAGCTCCTGGAGTTTGCCCGCAGGAGGATCTGGGGGCGGCCAGGCAGAGCCCCCCTCGCCTGCCCCAAAACCCAGAGCTGCGCCCAGCCCCGTGGCTGTGGGGTGTGGAGGGGGATGTGTGACAGCCCGGGGGGACTGGGTTTGGTTGTGGGGTGCACGTGAACCCCTCAGCCCCTGCCACATCCATGGGCTCAGATCAGAGAGGGCGTCCTCACAGGCCCTGCCACatgccaggcagcagctgatGCCACCGTCCATCTGCAAGGAGCTTCCCGTAGGCTGGGAGAATAAAACCGTGATGAAATAGGCACTGCCCCAGTCCCAAACGCCTTTTAAA
The genomic region above belongs to Anas platyrhynchos isolate ZD024472 breed Pekin duck chromosome 14, IASCAAS_PekinDuck_T2T, whole genome shotgun sequence and contains:
- the TLX3 gene encoding T-cell leukemia homeobox protein 3, with protein sequence MEPAAGAQPQPQPQHEPISFGIDQILSGAEPDAAPPPPPPPPRGPDGAAFLGGRGGAPYPALPAPFPAIAAPFEDSGSYGVNLSLAPGGVIRVPAHRPIPGAVPPPIPSAIPAVPGLGGLNFPWMESSRRFVKDRFTAAAALTPFTVTRRIGHPYQNRTPPKRKKPRTSFSRVQICELEKRFHRQKYLASAERAALAKSLKMTDAQVKTWFQNRRTKWRRQTAEEREAERQQASRLMLQLQHDAFQKSLNESIQPDPLCLHNSSLFALQNLQPWEEESAKIPPVTSLV